A window of the Tessaracoccus sp. MC1865 genome harbors these coding sequences:
- a CDS encoding LacI family DNA-binding transcriptional regulator, with protein MDSIKRATIGDVARVAGVSRATASRALNDSAQVTAATKERVREAVRETGFVMNKMGRALAVGRSETIAILVTEPLDEFFADPTFLTVLRGITEGLAETSTMPVLLQAWSDAEHRRALRHFERRAVDAVISISPYVGGDMLEALREGTLPVVLCGQVEGHPYLGVFASVYADDVAGAQLAGNRMMARGRRRVAVINGPQDNPAAVDRLLGYRAAMSGAFDPELAVWTGWDEASGFDSMRTLLERDPAIDGVLAASDRIAAGALRALSLAGRSVPGDVSVIGFDDHSLAASTAPPLTTIRQPMNLQGRLATQLALEMIDGKKARSVVLDMELVERASV; from the coding sequence TTGGACTCGATCAAGCGCGCCACCATCGGCGACGTCGCCCGCGTGGCCGGAGTTTCTCGAGCCACGGCGTCCCGCGCGCTCAACGACTCCGCGCAGGTCACGGCCGCCACCAAGGAACGGGTGCGCGAAGCGGTGCGCGAGACCGGCTTCGTGATGAACAAGATGGGCCGGGCCCTGGCCGTCGGCCGCTCGGAGACCATCGCCATCCTCGTCACCGAGCCCCTCGACGAGTTCTTCGCCGACCCCACCTTCCTCACCGTGCTCCGCGGCATCACCGAGGGCCTCGCTGAAACCTCCACCATGCCGGTGCTCCTGCAGGCGTGGTCCGACGCGGAGCACAGGCGCGCCCTGCGCCACTTCGAACGACGCGCGGTGGACGCCGTCATCTCCATCTCGCCGTACGTCGGCGGCGACATGCTCGAGGCGCTGCGCGAGGGCACGCTCCCTGTAGTGCTCTGCGGCCAGGTGGAGGGCCACCCCTACCTGGGGGTCTTCGCGAGCGTCTACGCGGATGATGTGGCGGGCGCCCAGCTCGCCGGGAACCGGATGATGGCTCGTGGCCGCCGTCGTGTCGCCGTCATCAACGGCCCGCAGGACAACCCCGCGGCAGTGGACCGCCTGCTGGGCTACCGGGCCGCGATGAGCGGGGCTTTCGACCCGGAACTCGCGGTATGGACAGGCTGGGACGAGGCCTCCGGCTTCGACAGCATGCGCACGCTCCTGGAGCGCGACCCTGCCATCGACGGCGTGCTCGCCGCCTCAGACCGCATCGCCGCCGGCGCGCTCCGGGCGCTCTCCCTGGCCGGCCGGTCCGTCCCCGGCGACGTGTCGGTGATCGGCTTCGACGACCACAGCCTGGCCGCTTCCACCGCTCCACCGCTGACCACCATCAGGCAGCCCATGAACCTGCAGGGCAGGCTGGCCACCCAGCTGGCCCTGGAGATGATCGACGGCAAGAAGGCCCGCAGCGTCGTCCTCGACATGGAACTCGTGGAACGCGCTTCGGTCTGA
- a CDS encoding glycoside hydrolase family 2 TIM barrel-domain containing protein has translation MTDPRDWENPSLTGRNRLRARAYFFGYATEEDAATRDRTRSRGFVSMSGDWQFRLFDNPLRVPAAFTSAHQAGWDTVTVPHLWQLDGYGHLQYTDEGYPFPIEQPRVPADTPTGAYQRVVPLSRPADGEQVILKMDGVESYAEIYLNGDFVGMTKGSRLTAEFDITAHIVDGDNLFAIKVLQYCDATYIEDQDMWWASGIFRDLYLITRPQARLTDFFVRTRKAGDSAEVTLTAEADGARSIEWRIADGDTTVASATLTPGDTVTVTVDNATFWNPETPYLYDMTLTVMGDDVVSEHVPHRLGLREITIDEGLMHLNGAYFMMHGVNRHDHDPEKGRAISMDRARRDLELMKRHNINAVRTAHYPNDPRFYEMCDELGLMLIAETDLESHGFANVDDLARVTDDPAWEAPYVDRIERHVLAQRNHASVLIWSLGNESEFGCNIRAMYHRAKELDPTRPVHYEEDRNGEVVDIVSTMYSRVQQMNDFGEHPHPKPRINCEYAHSMGNGPGGLSEYQEVFNKWDSIQGHFIWEWADHGLLDRSRSGGAVGENAFYAYGGDYGDYPNNKNFCIDGLVFPWQQPSPGLTEYKQVICPVLVTWSDGVLSVRNRRWFTDLSDIEIRVETTVDGVPAAPVTLTPQPVGPGETWTTELALNLGDGAPAAAVARVFSTQAHTWADAGRELGVHQLAVVDALPAAPTVAPRLDTAEDEFTLTVSTGNGELVFDTVNGDLLSWRAGGRSLVAAPLRVGFWKPLIDNHQQEADEHWTPQHIEIMQNSARNVTWRRDGEAVVVDYEVRVAPPVLDFGMQCRVTWRVGADGVATVAVTGEPYGDYRDIIPRIGVSLEVPGELQQVAWFGRGPGENYPDSKAANTIGFWGTTVDAMETPYVYPQDYGNRGDVRWMTITDEAGNGLHVSRPADQAPFHFSAWNYTCQDIDDAQHRTDLVRRDNVTLNLNDQVMGLGSNSWGSEVLDAYRTRFEAFDFEFTLRPTEEN, from the coding sequence ATGACCGACCCACGTGACTGGGAGAACCCCTCCCTCACGGGGCGCAACAGGCTCCGGGCCCGCGCCTACTTCTTCGGCTACGCCACCGAAGAGGACGCCGCCACCCGAGACCGCACCCGTTCGCGCGGCTTCGTCAGCATGTCAGGCGACTGGCAGTTCCGGTTGTTCGACAACCCGCTGCGCGTCCCCGCTGCCTTCACGTCCGCCCACCAGGCCGGGTGGGACACCGTCACCGTGCCGCACCTGTGGCAGCTCGACGGCTACGGGCACCTGCAGTACACCGACGAGGGCTACCCGTTCCCCATCGAACAGCCCCGCGTGCCGGCGGACACGCCTACCGGCGCGTACCAGCGCGTGGTGCCGCTGAGCCGCCCCGCCGACGGCGAGCAGGTCATCCTCAAGATGGACGGCGTCGAGTCCTACGCCGAGATCTACCTCAACGGCGACTTCGTGGGCATGACGAAGGGCTCCCGCCTCACCGCGGAGTTCGACATCACCGCCCACATCGTCGACGGCGACAACCTCTTTGCCATCAAGGTGCTGCAGTACTGCGACGCCACCTACATCGAGGACCAGGACATGTGGTGGGCCTCGGGCATCTTCCGCGACCTCTACCTCATCACCCGCCCGCAGGCGCGCCTGACGGACTTCTTCGTCCGCACCCGCAAGGCAGGCGACTCCGCCGAGGTCACCCTCACCGCAGAGGCCGACGGCGCCCGCAGCATCGAATGGAGAATCGCCGACGGCGACACCACCGTCGCCAGCGCCACGCTCACCCCAGGCGACACCGTCACGGTCACCGTCGACAACGCCACATTCTGGAACCCCGAGACGCCGTACCTCTACGACATGACGCTCACCGTCATGGGCGACGACGTGGTCAGCGAGCACGTCCCGCACCGCCTCGGCCTCCGCGAGATCACCATCGACGAGGGCCTCATGCACCTCAACGGCGCCTACTTCATGATGCACGGCGTCAACCGCCACGACCACGACCCAGAGAAGGGCCGCGCCATCTCAATGGACCGCGCGCGCCGCGACCTGGAGCTCATGAAGCGTCACAACATCAACGCCGTGCGCACCGCGCACTACCCCAACGACCCGCGCTTCTACGAGATGTGCGACGAGCTCGGCCTGATGCTGATCGCGGAGACCGACCTTGAGTCGCACGGCTTCGCCAACGTCGACGACCTGGCCAGGGTCACCGACGATCCCGCGTGGGAGGCGCCCTACGTGGACCGCATCGAGCGCCACGTGCTCGCGCAGCGCAACCACGCGTCGGTGCTGATCTGGAGCCTCGGCAACGAGTCCGAGTTCGGCTGCAACATCCGCGCGATGTACCACCGCGCCAAGGAGCTCGACCCCACCCGCCCCGTGCACTACGAGGAGGACCGCAACGGTGAGGTCGTCGACATCGTGTCGACGATGTACTCCCGCGTGCAGCAGATGAACGACTTCGGCGAGCACCCGCACCCGAAGCCGCGCATCAACTGTGAGTACGCCCACTCGATGGGCAACGGCCCGGGCGGCCTGTCGGAGTACCAGGAAGTGTTCAACAAGTGGGATTCCATCCAGGGTCACTTCATCTGGGAATGGGCGGACCACGGACTGCTCGACCGCAGCCGTAGCGGCGGGGCGGTGGGGGAGAACGCCTTCTACGCCTACGGCGGCGACTACGGCGACTACCCCAACAACAAGAACTTCTGCATCGACGGCCTCGTCTTCCCCTGGCAGCAGCCCAGCCCCGGCCTCACCGAGTACAAGCAGGTCATCTGCCCCGTCCTCGTGACCTGGAGCGACGGCGTGCTCAGCGTGCGGAACCGCCGCTGGTTCACCGACCTCAGCGACATCGAGATCCGCGTCGAGACCACCGTCGACGGCGTGCCCGCCGCGCCCGTGACCCTCACGCCCCAGCCTGTCGGCCCGGGCGAGACCTGGACCACCGAACTCGCGCTGAACCTCGGCGACGGCGCCCCCGCAGCCGCGGTCGCCCGCGTGTTCTCGACGCAGGCCCACACCTGGGCCGACGCCGGCCGCGAGCTCGGTGTCCACCAGCTCGCCGTCGTCGACGCCCTGCCCGCAGCGCCCACCGTAGCCCCGCGCCTGGACACGGCCGAGGACGAGTTCACCCTCACCGTGAGCACCGGCAACGGCGAACTCGTGTTCGACACCGTGAACGGCGACCTCCTCTCCTGGCGCGCGGGTGGCCGCAGCCTCGTCGCCGCGCCGCTCCGCGTGGGGTTCTGGAAGCCGCTCATCGACAACCACCAGCAGGAGGCCGACGAGCACTGGACCCCCCAGCACATCGAGATCATGCAGAACTCGGCCCGCAACGTGACCTGGCGCCGTGACGGCGAGGCCGTCGTCGTCGATTACGAGGTGCGGGTCGCCCCGCCGGTGCTGGACTTCGGCATGCAGTGCCGCGTCACCTGGCGCGTCGGGGCCGACGGTGTCGCCACCGTCGCCGTCACCGGGGAGCCCTACGGCGACTACCGCGACATCATTCCGCGCATCGGCGTGAGCCTCGAGGTGCCGGGGGAACTGCAGCAGGTGGCGTGGTTCGGCCGCGGCCCAGGGGAGAACTACCCGGATTCGAAGGCCGCCAACACGATCGGCTTCTGGGGGACCACCGTCGACGCCATGGAAACGCCGTACGTCTACCCACAGGATTACGGCAACCGCGGCGACGTGCGCTGGATGACGATCACCGACGAGGCAGGCAACGGCCTCCACGTGAGCCGTCCCGCGGATCAGGCGCCGTTCCACTTCTCCGCGTGGAACTACACGTGCCAGGACATCGACGACGCACAGCACCGCACCGACCTGGTGCGCCGCGACAACGTCACGCTCAACCTCAACGACCAGGTGATGGGTCTCGGCTCCAACTCCTGGGGCTCCGAAGTGCTCGATGCCTACCGCACCCGCTTCGAAGCCTTCGACTTCGAGTTCACCCTGCGACCCACCGAGGAGAACTGA
- a CDS encoding beta-galactosidase subunit beta → MRLFTDRATMHEVMGGHKKWRRTLQALENAPSLQSGVAYSIVDSLTYRKDRTAELATDELVGRRRYHGVVAALDGDVDVAVAPKADLVEVGAYSDLTDRQPFRGEAEVVTVPKNGVLVVDIDEAFRVLPMPDSEAVLLHVSVEGATFHNK, encoded by the coding sequence ATGCGACTCTTCACAGACCGGGCCACGATGCACGAGGTGATGGGCGGACACAAGAAGTGGCGCCGCACCCTCCAGGCCCTGGAGAACGCGCCGTCGCTGCAGAGCGGGGTGGCCTACTCCATCGTCGACTCGCTCACCTACCGCAAGGACCGTACCGCCGAGCTCGCCACCGATGAGCTCGTCGGGCGGCGCCGCTACCACGGTGTGGTCGCGGCGCTGGACGGCGATGTTGACGTCGCCGTCGCCCCCAAAGCCGACCTCGTCGAGGTCGGCGCCTACTCAGATCTGACCGACCGCCAGCCGTTCCGCGGGGAAGCCGAGGTCGTCACCGTCCCGAAGAACGGGGTGCTCGTCGTCGACATCGACGAGGCGTTCCGCGTCCTTCCCATGCCCGACTCCGAAGCGGTGCTGTTGCACGTTTCGGTCGAGGGTGCCACCTTCCACAATAAATAG
- a CDS encoding amino acid permease encodes MTITNRGRIGMFALLTMTVAAVFNIRNVINNNVAIGLASAPAFFFATLLYFIPFTLVIAEFVALNKNSESGVYQWVKTSMGGRWAYLTAFTYWFVNLFYFASLLPLILVFSSYLFYGEEKQLSQVWITVLSIIIFAIATFVSTKGAKWIGSVTSIGATLVLVLTVAFILLSVASLFGGVEPATAISVSNMAPDLSTFAMAWGFFGTLAWIIQGVGGAESSAVFLNDLRGGVKAFVRTIVIAGIAIGLLYAAASLLMNVFVPVGTLDYSNGLFVVMGAVGEHFGLSADLVNRGLGLILLAATLGSLLMWTSTPVKIFFSEIPAGIFGGKLVELNEEGIPFRAAWLQFAIVVPILVIPALGSGNINDLLGIVINMTAATALLPPLLILLAYWVLRRKYDHVVRDFRMGKKAFGLGVATFLLVVFAFVFIAGTTPTGQPLWLTLTYNVGGVVVFLGLAIIWYERYIKRLRATDPTAAAAELEPTAEQMLRGEYVAPSEQIDRTVVS; translated from the coding sequence ATGACCATTACCAACCGCGGGCGGATCGGCATGTTCGCCCTGCTCACCATGACGGTGGCGGCGGTGTTCAACATCCGTAACGTCATCAACAACAACGTGGCGATCGGGCTGGCGTCGGCACCGGCGTTCTTCTTCGCAACGCTGCTCTACTTCATTCCGTTCACCCTGGTCATCGCCGAATTCGTGGCGCTGAACAAGAACTCCGAATCCGGCGTGTACCAGTGGGTCAAGACGTCGATGGGCGGCCGCTGGGCCTACCTCACCGCGTTCACCTACTGGTTCGTGAACCTGTTCTACTTCGCGTCGCTCCTGCCGCTCATCCTCGTGTTCTCCTCCTACCTGTTCTACGGCGAGGAGAAGCAGCTGTCGCAGGTGTGGATCACCGTGCTGTCCATCATCATCTTCGCGATCGCCACCTTCGTGTCCACCAAGGGCGCCAAATGGATCGGGTCGGTCACCTCGATCGGCGCAACGCTGGTGCTGGTACTGACCGTCGCGTTCATCCTGCTCTCGGTCGCCTCACTGTTCGGTGGCGTGGAGCCGGCCACGGCCATCTCCGTGTCGAACATGGCGCCCGACCTGTCGACCTTCGCCATGGCCTGGGGCTTCTTCGGCACCTTGGCCTGGATCATCCAGGGCGTGGGCGGCGCCGAGTCGTCGGCCGTGTTCCTCAACGACCTCCGCGGCGGCGTCAAGGCCTTCGTCCGCACCATCGTCATCGCCGGTATCGCGATCGGTCTGCTGTACGCCGCCGCCTCGCTGCTGATGAACGTGTTCGTGCCCGTCGGCACGCTGGACTACTCCAACGGCCTGTTCGTCGTCATGGGGGCAGTGGGCGAGCACTTCGGCCTGTCGGCCGACCTGGTCAACCGGGGCCTGGGCCTCATCCTGCTGGCCGCCACCCTCGGCTCGCTCCTGATGTGGACCTCCACCCCGGTGAAGATCTTCTTCTCGGAGATCCCGGCCGGGATCTTCGGCGGCAAGCTCGTCGAGCTGAACGAGGAGGGCATCCCCTTCCGCGCCGCCTGGCTGCAGTTCGCCATCGTCGTGCCGATCCTCGTGATCCCGGCGCTCGGCTCCGGCAACATCAACGACCTGCTCGGCATCGTGATCAACATGACCGCGGCTACCGCGCTGCTGCCACCTCTGCTGATCCTGCTGGCGTACTGGGTGCTGCGTAGGAAGTACGACCACGTCGTCCGCGACTTCCGCATGGGCAAGAAGGCCTTCGGCCTGGGCGTGGCCACGTTCCTCCTGGTCGTGTTCGCCTTCGTGTTCATCGCCGGCACCACCCCCACCGGCCAGCCCCTGTGGCTGACACTGACCTACAACGTGGGCGGCGTCGTCGTGTTCCTCGGCCTGGCCATCATCTGGTACGAGCGCTACATCAAGCGGCTCCGGGCCACCGACCCCACCGCTGCCGCAGCGGAGCTCGAGCCCACGGCCGAGCAGATGCTGCGCGGCGAATACGTGGCCCCGTCAGAACAGATCGACCGCACGGTCGTCAGCTGA
- the nadA gene encoding quinolinate synthase NadA: MTLTLNRTWEQWTADEVAQWQERVHALAVERNAVILAHNYQSGIIQDVAHHVGDSLALSRLAATVDAETIVFAGVHFMAETAKILSPAKRVLIPDQNAGCSLADTVDADQLRAWKAEHPDAAVVSYVNTTAEVKALTDICCTSSNAVEVVRSIPEDREILFLPDQFLGAHVRRATGRKNIQVWLGECHVHADISPSNLIDAVRSNPDAGLYVHPECGCTTSALWLAESGELPEGRTHVLSTGGMLDRARNETRSQVLVATEIGMLHQLRKANPTTDFRPVNAQASCPYMKLITPEKLEACLGDPATTAAYEVDVAPEIALKARQAVERMIAIGNPGSGE; the protein is encoded by the coding sequence ATGACGCTCACCCTGAACCGCACCTGGGAGCAGTGGACCGCAGACGAAGTCGCGCAGTGGCAGGAGCGCGTCCACGCGTTGGCCGTCGAGCGCAACGCGGTGATCCTGGCGCACAACTACCAGTCCGGCATCATCCAGGACGTGGCGCACCACGTCGGCGACTCCCTCGCCCTCAGCCGGCTGGCCGCCACCGTCGACGCCGAGACCATCGTGTTCGCCGGCGTGCACTTCATGGCCGAGACCGCGAAGATCCTCTCCCCCGCCAAGCGCGTCCTGATCCCGGACCAGAACGCCGGCTGCTCGTTGGCCGACACCGTCGACGCCGACCAGCTCCGCGCCTGGAAGGCCGAGCACCCTGACGCCGCCGTCGTCTCCTACGTCAACACGACGGCGGAGGTGAAGGCGCTCACGGACATCTGTTGCACGTCCTCCAACGCGGTCGAGGTCGTGCGCAGCATCCCGGAGGACCGCGAGATCCTGTTCCTCCCGGATCAGTTCCTGGGCGCCCACGTGCGCCGCGCCACCGGCCGGAAGAACATCCAGGTGTGGCTCGGCGAGTGCCACGTGCACGCCGACATCTCCCCGTCGAACCTCATCGACGCCGTCCGCAGCAATCCCGACGCGGGCCTCTACGTGCACCCGGAATGCGGTTGCACCACCTCGGCCCTGTGGCTGGCGGAATCCGGCGAACTGCCGGAGGGCCGCACGCACGTGCTGTCGACGGGTGGCATGCTCGACAGGGCGCGCAACGAAACGCGTAGCCAGGTGCTCGTGGCCACGGAGATCGGCATGCTGCACCAACTCCGCAAGGCCAACCCGACGACGGATTTCCGCCCCGTGAACGCCCAGGCGTCGTGCCCGTACATGAAGTTGATCACGCCGGAGAAGCTCGAGGCCTGCCTCGGCGACCCGGCCACCACGGCGGCGTACGAGGTCGACGTGGCGCCCGAGATCGCCCTCAAGGCCCGCCAGGCGGTGGAGCGCATGATCGCGATCGGCAACCCCGGCTCGGGCGAGTGA
- a CDS encoding glycogen debranching protein, with translation MQDLGPDLAHWFDLDHVPYTVRGSRLFVRRSDDGLTVYRAAYERPLADSIAVRGLRVLDGEGSPADVELVDPWRITFTGGAHLYVTADDEVVVELPPRFRVEGAVNRAETTLRIAGAPEDGPSQVAAELGRWMAKCPTVDERWRDITRFCWWVLGANTLTLDAPEGLSRAVVPSKIGYVGLWQWDAYFMAIGLRHGDIGLATEQLRIALAYPCDDGQLPDVVHEDGILASSDDLPPGDLKNLRRMGSPSLAHSRVPLTKPPLTALAVALLAEQAGPAVIDEFLPTMLAAQEWWYSTSAPAGHPAYLHPYSSGLDDSPIFDDDAILVSPDLTSYLILADRLLADWLEERGEAAAAERCRSRADRSVAALAGTWDESRAFFPSIGEHGDPVASETIVSLMPVLVEGLPERLLDALLAAINDPQRFATAHPLPTVAVRDDDFSPTRMWRGPVWVNTNWLVATGLRARGRDAEAERIERATVELVAEHGPNEYFRPDTGAKPPRATTVFGWSAALTVDLAVRLSGHI, from the coding sequence ATGCAGGATCTGGGGCCCGATCTCGCCCACTGGTTCGACCTGGACCACGTGCCGTACACGGTGCGCGGGTCGAGACTCTTCGTGCGCCGCTCCGACGACGGGCTCACCGTGTACCGGGCGGCCTATGAGCGGCCGCTCGCCGACAGCATCGCCGTGCGCGGCCTTCGCGTCCTCGACGGCGAAGGTAGCCCCGCAGACGTCGAACTCGTCGACCCCTGGCGCATCACCTTCACGGGCGGGGCCCACCTCTACGTCACCGCCGACGACGAGGTGGTGGTGGAGCTCCCGCCCCGCTTCCGGGTGGAAGGTGCGGTCAACCGTGCCGAGACCACCCTGCGGATCGCGGGGGCGCCTGAGGACGGGCCTTCCCAGGTGGCAGCCGAGCTCGGCCGCTGGATGGCGAAGTGCCCCACCGTCGACGAGCGGTGGCGCGACATCACCCGCTTCTGTTGGTGGGTGCTGGGCGCCAACACCCTCACGTTGGACGCCCCCGAAGGCCTGAGCCGCGCAGTCGTGCCGTCGAAGATCGGATACGTCGGCCTGTGGCAGTGGGACGCCTACTTCATGGCGATCGGGCTGCGCCACGGCGACATCGGGCTGGCCACCGAGCAGCTCCGCATCGCGTTGGCCTACCCCTGCGACGACGGCCAGCTGCCCGACGTCGTGCACGAGGACGGCATCCTCGCCTCCTCCGACGACCTGCCACCCGGCGACCTCAAGAACCTCCGGCGCATGGGCTCCCCCAGCCTGGCGCACTCCCGCGTGCCGCTGACGAAGCCGCCGCTGACAGCGCTGGCGGTGGCGTTGCTCGCCGAGCAGGCGGGCCCGGCAGTGATCGACGAGTTCCTGCCCACCATGCTGGCCGCCCAGGAATGGTGGTACTCCACCTCGGCGCCCGCCGGGCACCCGGCGTACCTGCATCCCTATTCGTCGGGCCTGGACGACTCGCCGATCTTCGACGACGACGCCATCCTGGTGTCCCCGGATCTCACGAGCTACCTGATCCTCGCCGACCGCCTGCTGGCGGACTGGCTCGAGGAGCGGGGCGAGGCGGCGGCGGCCGAGAGGTGCCGCTCCCGTGCCGACCGCTCCGTCGCGGCGCTGGCGGGCACGTGGGATGAGAGCCGGGCGTTCTTCCCGAGCATCGGCGAGCACGGCGACCCCGTGGCCTCCGAGACCATCGTCTCGCTCATGCCCGTGCTGGTCGAGGGGCTCCCGGAGCGCCTGCTCGACGCCCTGCTGGCGGCGATCAACGACCCGCAGCGGTTCGCCACCGCCCATCCGCTGCCCACCGTGGCCGTGCGCGACGACGACTTCTCCCCCACCCGCATGTGGCGCGGCCCCGTGTGGGTGAACACGAACTGGCTGGTGGCCACCGGACTGCGCGCCCGCGGCCGCGATGCCGAGGCGGAGCGCATTGAGCGGGCCACCGTCGAACTGGTGGCCGAGCACGGGCCCAACGAGTACTTCCGGCCGGACACCGGCGCGAAGCCGCCCCGTGCCACCACCGTCTTCGGTTGGTCGGCCGCCCTGACGGTGGACCTCGCGGTGCGACTCAGCGGCCACATCTAG
- a CDS encoding DUF2218 domain-containing protein, with amino-acid sequence MSSVSSVTTERPARYGKQLVGHLGRRAGGGWSAETESGWVQLGDMGRAELTAETDTLVLQVFGPDAETIERLEQVVGRHLVRFGAKDELAVAWVRDDGTPGTEQRFSDPEPMHAG; translated from the coding sequence ATGAGCAGCGTCTCGTCCGTCACGACGGAGCGCCCCGCCCGGTACGGGAAGCAGCTGGTCGGCCATCTGGGGCGCCGCGCAGGCGGCGGGTGGTCCGCGGAGACCGAATCCGGCTGGGTGCAACTGGGCGACATGGGCCGCGCTGAACTCACCGCGGAGACCGACACCCTCGTCCTGCAGGTCTTCGGCCCCGACGCCGAGACCATCGAGCGGCTGGAGCAGGTCGTGGGCCGCCACCTCGTGCGCTTCGGCGCCAAGGATGAGCTTGCAGTCGCCTGGGTGCGCGACGACGGCACGCCCGGCACGGAGCAGCGCTTCTCGGATCCGGAACCCATGCACGCGGGCTGA
- a CDS encoding NUDIX domain-containing protein, with the protein MTSSQIRDSAGVALYRHEAIGAVLQVRDGGPDARLCVLTAIRGSAPFAGVPALPSGPVEPGETLEASVLRHLAAKVDIAGLAHLEQLGTSSDPSRDPAQRTIGTSYLGLVAAGAEPELPENAAWVDVDGVGEMAFDHRFVVAHAVRRLRAKLSYTNIGFALMPEEFTIAELRSVYVAALGHDVAPTNLQRVLTRRGQLESTGELTVSGAKGGRPARVFRFVDRELVVTDPFAVLRPE; encoded by the coding sequence ATGACCAGCAGCCAAATCCGCGACTCCGCCGGGGTAGCGCTCTACCGCCACGAGGCAATCGGCGCGGTGCTGCAGGTGCGCGACGGAGGCCCCGACGCGAGGTTGTGCGTGCTGACGGCGATCCGGGGCTCGGCGCCTTTCGCCGGCGTGCCCGCGCTGCCGTCGGGGCCGGTGGAGCCGGGCGAAACCCTGGAGGCATCGGTGCTGCGGCACCTGGCGGCGAAGGTCGATATCGCCGGGTTGGCGCACCTGGAGCAGTTGGGCACGAGTTCCGATCCCTCGCGGGACCCGGCGCAGCGCACCATCGGGACGAGCTACCTGGGGCTGGTGGCTGCGGGCGCCGAGCCGGAGCTACCGGAGAACGCCGCCTGGGTGGACGTCGACGGCGTGGGGGAGATGGCCTTCGACCACCGGTTCGTCGTGGCGCACGCCGTGCGTCGGCTGAGGGCCAAGTTGTCGTACACGAATATCGGTTTCGCGCTGATGCCGGAGGAGTTCACGATCGCAGAGCTGCGCTCCGTGTACGTGGCGGCGCTGGGCCACGACGTCGCGCCCACGAACCTGCAGCGGGTGCTGACGCGGCGTGGGCAACTAGAATCGACGGGTGAGCTGACCGTCTCAGGCGCGAAGGGCGGCAGGCCCGCGCGGGTGTTCCGCTTCGTTGACAGGGAACTGGTGGTGACCGACCCGTTCGCGGTGTTGCGCCCGGAGTGA
- a CDS encoding dihydrofolate reductase family protein — protein MGRILFDTATSINGWIADEHNSLDWLFAVDGGDHPDEGLFPDGATVLVEGSTTYQWVLDHDDILNHPEKWQDFHGSRPAFVFTTRNLPRPEGADVRFISGAVTDHIGAIREAAGDGDIWVVGGGDLAGQFLDAGLLDQIALSVAPVALTGGAPLLPRRLESDRLRLVSAQAHGQFARLLYDVVG, from the coding sequence ATGGGCAGGATCCTCTTCGACACCGCCACCAGCATCAACGGCTGGATCGCCGACGAGCACAATTCGCTGGACTGGCTCTTTGCGGTCGACGGCGGCGACCACCCCGACGAGGGCCTGTTCCCGGACGGCGCCACCGTCCTGGTCGAGGGTTCCACCACGTACCAGTGGGTCCTCGACCACGACGACATCCTGAACCACCCCGAGAAGTGGCAGGATTTCCACGGGTCGCGGCCCGCCTTCGTCTTCACCACGCGCAACCTGCCTCGGCCAGAGGGCGCGGACGTCCGCTTCATCTCCGGTGCGGTGACCGACCACATCGGGGCAATCCGTGAGGCGGCCGGCGACGGCGACATCTGGGTGGTCGGCGGCGGCGACCTCGCCGGTCAATTCCTCGACGCCGGGCTGCTGGACCAGATCGCGCTGTCGGTCGCCCCCGTCGCCCTCACCGGCGGCGCCCCGCTCCTGCCGCGGCGCCTGGAGTCGGACCGCCTCCGGCTGGTCTCGGCGCAGGCGCACGGCCAGTTCGCCCGCCTCCTCTACGACGTCGTCGGCTGA